The genomic DNA ttaatcattcttaatttgtttatttatttttcatcttattttgtgttaaaaaataaagagatttgAGAAGATTGGAATTTGTTAACAATGCCTTTCTTGTAGAAAACCTGATGCGGCCCAGCCCCACCCAGACTCCCCCTCCAGCGCCCCCCAGCTAAATTGAGTTTGAGACCCTGGTCCATATCGTCGATTTTGTTACCTAACGGTTTATTTTCAcctttgtgtacagcgctttgtgactgcctgtctatGAAAAGCACTTAATAGATAAACCTTACTCACTTCCTTTTACACCTTGGGCACCCAAGTCCTCCtttcacctttgacctctgacggAGAACAAAGACTGCACCTGCAGCGGTCATGGTTTCTGTGACTCAGTGTTTGAGTTTGGTGGGTTTGTGATTTATTTTGGGTTTATGAAGTGATTTACGTTCTAGTTCTGTCACATTTAagtacatttctatgtttctaGTTCTGTTCTGTGGTTAATCTTAGCTCCTTTCTGTGATCCCTGTCTGTCTtcagtgtttgtctttgttttgattTAGTGCAAGCTAAAACATGGCAGTACTACCCAGAATGCATTATGGTTCCCAAGCTCTATGCAGCTACCACAGCTAGCCCAGTGAACGAAGCTAACCAGCCAACGAAGGTGGCTCTGGTAAAGCTAGCAGATAGCTAGTAGCTCACCACTTGGTCTCCACGTCCTCGACGGTGTCGGGCAGCGGCACGTTGAGCGTCTCTGGCAGGAAGCAGGCGAAGCAGCCGGCGAGCACGGCCGAGCCACCGTATACCAAGCTAGGCAGAGCAGGGAGCACCTGGGAAATGTCGTCCCATCAGTAAAGTGTTTGCCTTTATTGATGACCTTGATCATATTCAAAGGACGGTTAGATTAGTGACATTACTTCATCTAGGATGAGGACAGCGGGCGCCGCCATGCTGCCAATTCTTGCCATGGTGGAGACGAAGCCCATTCCCGTCTGCCTGAaagcacacgcacacatcaCATGAtctaaatgtcttttttttttttgtctgccatttatatatttttacgTATGACATAAAACAGACAGCAAACGGGAAATGACATGATGTAGCAAGGAAACAAATCATTTAGCTTATCAGAGTAAGAAGAACTAAAAGTTCACGTCCTCAAAGAGCAGCTTCTTATGTTTGGCATTATGCTAGCAGAGGAGAGTcgtcttcacacactgaggttaattatggaagTCCTCGGGGTTCTGAACCTCACCATCTGCGGGGCTTGTTCACCTGTGTAAGCTAATGTTAGCTCTGCTCCATGCTAATCCCAAAAGCTAACCAGCATTAGAATCATAAAGACACGTTAGCCATTGGTAATTACAGCTCAGTGCACTCATCTTTAACGTgctgatgtttatttttaaccaATCACCACGTTACGCAGACAGTGTGAAAACGTTTATATAAAGTTTGTGACTGAACAGGCTGCAACACTTACGCCCAACTGTGTTCTCATTATTAAAACAACTCTACCCTccacaacagaaaaaacaacaataaactaaacagcaaacaaacaaacatgtaagTTCATAACAACTGATACCAcattcatttaaaaaccaaaagaGAATTACACATTTTCATACTTATTATTCTATTTAAGCCcaacaacagaaacacatttttgtctgattcctgcactgaaaaaacgaaaagaaaacaaactttatACACAGTTTAGACTGTGTAATTTTGACTGTGCTTTAAAGATAATAGTCACTAATTTAAGTTTCATAAGGTGGACTATAGAAACAGTGTGATGGTAATAGCCAGCAGGTTAATAatttgtattgcacttctttgtaatataaCTTTGAATTATTATTCAAAAGTTCCACAcagtaagaaaaataaagaagcaTTGGTCagcattaaataataataaaagaacagTGCATCCCCCCCGTCAGCTGGTAATTTGGTTTATAGAGTGCAAGGCAACATGTCTGAAGCTTCTCAGCCTCCAGGTCATCGCAGTGTAAGGAGctcggaaagaaaagcgtctggacttctttaagttgcatgaagatgtttcacctgagaagcttcttcagttctcagATGAAATGTTGGAGAATCCCAGtttttaagccctgtgggagtgtcccttAAGACGGTCATAGACCCACTATTGATCACGTGCCTCATCACATGagtcaaggtgtgaaaaagggtGTGGGTCATTTTTAGCAGAGGTTTTGGGTGAAACCATTTTGAGACCCTGCCTCATCCTATCAGTGACTTACTGAGATGAGTCACATGACCCTGGCCTAGCTACAATGTTTAGTATTCAGACCAGTGGTTATGAAGTCATGAGAGCAACAATATCACTCAAACTCATTAATCAGTTGTTTCAGCAATTTGATCCTAAATCTCTCGCTTCAGCCAGTAGATAcgtgagggtttttttgttagttAAATTAACAtgatttaatattaaatatgagCCATTGGTTTTATTTAATCACCTGATAACAGTTGGGTACAGCTCACCGGTGTACAGGTAAACGGTGGTGAAGGAGGCTGAGGTGAAAGCTTTACCCAGGCAGGCCAGCGTGGTCCTCAGAGTCTGCATGTCTGTGGGATTAGAAACGGGATTGGGAATAGGACCAGGATCAGAATTCAAGCAAGGGTCAGGATTTTGTTCAGGTTCACGATAGGACATAGGGTCAGAATTAGGATTAGGATTAAAGACCTGGATCAGTGCCAGAATCAAAGATTTGGATCGGAATTAGAATTAGTATTGAAATTAGAATTGGGATCATGGTCCACATTAGGATcagggtcaaaatcaagacccAGACTTCAATAGAGATTGGGACTTGGATCAGGATAAAGATCAGAATCCAAATTAGACTCTGTGTCGGAGTCAGGTTCATATTCAGGATCAGGAATAGGATCTGGATTAGAATTAGTTTCAGACCAGGATCAGAATCTGAACTGAAATCAGAGTCAGCATTAGGATTGTGACTGGGATCCAAATTAAGATCAGGGTCATGATCAAATTCAGGACAGGGAATAGGAATGGATTAGGGTTATGTTCATATCAGGGTCAGAATCAGGATTCGAAGAACAGATTGGGTCGTTGTCAGAATCGAGGACCGTGATTTGAATtaggattcttttaaaaaacttttattttattcatattggATTTAGAATCGGGATCTAAATTAGAATCAGGAACAGGGTAGTATCACAATCGGGATTAAGATTAAAGTTCAGATTGGATCAGGATCAGATTCTGGATCAGGATCAGGGTTGAATCAGAATCAGATTTGGGATCACAATCCTAAATCAGTGTTATGATAAATTTTGGGATTTGGAATAGGATCTAAATTAATATTGTGGTCAGAATACGGATTGGGATAAGTTTCCGAATTAGAATCAGGGCCAGGGTCTCAAATAGATTCAGAATCGAGATCAGGATTAGGATGTACCTGTGGGGACAAAGATGTTGGCAAAGATGATGGTGgcagagaagaagagacaaaCTGCCTGAGAGACCCGCCTCCCCAGGTAACTGAGTATTCCCAATGCAAACAGTTTGGCGGGAATATCTACAGCTCCAAAGATGATCTGCATCAGGTAAATACTCACCTGCAACAACAAACAACCAATAGGAAGGAAGCACAGTAGATCCAACCAATAGGATGGGAGAAGAAGTTTAAACAGGTGTACTGAAACTTCAGCAGGTAAGTAGGAAGACAGGTATCGTGCTGCTCACCCCAAACTTCTGGAGGTCCATCGCCAGGCCGTAGTATGCAAAACTAGTAGAGAACCTGCACACAGGTGAGTACACAGGTTTACAGGTGGATACAGGAGCTTCATTTtattaagtaaaaaaataaaacagatagAAGAAGCAGATAAACAGAAGAGCAGGTAAATGGGTAAACAGGTAAACAAGTAAGCAGGTGAGACAGGTGAGCATATGAGCAGGTGTATGTCTGACCAGACAGCCATCAGACAAATGGAGATGCGTCTCATCCCCGGGGTCCTCAGCAGGTCGAACACCGTGAATGTTGAATGCGCCGACTCAATCTCTTTGTTCATGTGAGAGTGGAGCACCTGCAGTCACATGGTACAGAGCTCAGCATCTGAATGGACAAATTGCACTTTTACACAGGTGGCCAGGTTACCTCAACAGTGATCTTTTCGATCATCTCTGATTTCCCGTTGATCCGAGCAACTCGGTGAAGACTCTTCAATGCGTCCTCAGAGCGCCGGTTCAAAACGAGCCATCGAGCTGACTCTGAGTACCACCTGACCAATCAGAGCACAGAGAGAACTACCTGACCAATCGCAGAGCAAAGAGAAACACCTGACCAAtcacgtcttttttttaaaagtctgacTGACCAACTGTAGGTGAAGAACAGGAAGAGAGGTGCAGAGACAACCATCTGCAGCTTCCTCCAGTCTCTCAGCCAATATGCAAGCCCGGCCAGGACCATTTGACCAAAGGTGAAGAAGAAGGAACTGAGTGTGCCGACTACTGTCCTCGTCTTGGTTGGGATCCACTCAACCTCTGAGGAGACACTCAGTTAGGAAGACAGACAAGTGCCCAGGTGGACAGATAAATAGCAAACCAGGTAGACAGGTACTTAGGGAAACTCCGTTGATGATGACCCCGGACACCGCCATCCCACTCAGAAACCTGAAGATGCAGTAGACGGAGTATGTGGGGGAGAGGGCGGAGCTACAGCCAAGCACAGCAAGTTGCAGGTATGACCAAATCAGAACAGACCGCCTCCCAAACCTGAGAGATAGACAGAGGGGGTCTGATTGCACTGCTCACCTGAGACAATGAACAGGTATACACAGGTAACTCTCACCTGTCAGATAAGCTGCCGTAGACTATGGCTCCCGTTAAAACTCCGCCCATATAAATGGTCTGAatcatttgtttgagaggacgGAGGGAGCAGACCAACCTCCACTGCGACGCACACATGTGAGAGATTGATAGGTAAGAGACAGGTGACCTCATTAACACAACTGTGGCAATGCACGCTAATAGGCTCGCCATGTGCCTGCCGCTACCTCGGAGACGGTGGTGGCGAGAAAGTCTGATTGCTCAAAGGTCCATCCGTCAATGCAGTCTTCGGTTTCTAGGTGGCTAACATTAGTGGAACTGTTAGCAACTAACAGCTGCCACTGAGGATTGACATACCTGCACAACAGGTGCAACAGGAAATGATGTGAcggtcatttttattatttaaagaacTGAGGAGAAGGAAGGAAACCTTACCTCCTGCAGCGGGCCAGTCTATTTCCTGAAGAATCAGGAGGGATAAACATTTTCAGCAGCTGCTTCTCATCCACCTGAAACAACCAATCACATTCATCCATCCCACTGAGTAGCCAATCAGAGCAAGGAACTGATTCATCATTCTGACAAGCAGATTTATTGATTTAAGGAAGTAAAATTGAGAAAACTAAAGAAATGTGATCATTAGTGGTGCAATGGATCACGGTTGACCCGTaatccgaaccgatcccactccacggttTGGGAcgcacgtgatccgaagattcgaaaaagaagaaaaaaaagtatgtgtcTGGTGCGCGTGGTCAATCTGTCAAGCGATAGTTATGGCCAGTGCTAGCGGTCCAAggggaggagcagaggagtttgcggcatttaagcagccctttgctcCCCAATCCGAccgggctaaagctattacaaaagctattggggtgtttagctgcagacgggaggccgTATTCCCTTGTGCAAAACAAGGAGTTTAAACTACgatgaacgtgcttgagccacGCTATGATATCCTGTTGCGtgtccacttcagtgacaagatcgttccaagcatgtatgagcaggaaaagtttaaagttatggctgagctgtcccaggcatcttctgttgctcaaactacaaatgggtggagctccagggcaacggaaagctacgtgaccgtgaccgctcattatatcacagcggagtggtagatacaaagccctgTACTGCTCTATActgcaccttaatttgtttttatttaataataataataataataataataataataatattatattatatataatatatacatatatatatataataatgagtcttgagttgaatgcttttaataggcaaaaaatacttaaataagttaataagtaaatgttaaaattttgtctttttttctttttttgctgatccaaaaattgatccgatccgtgacttaaaaccgtgatccgatccgaaccgtgagatttttgatccgttgcaccactagtgATCATAGTGCCTGCACTAAAATGCCCAGACAGGTAGACAGTCAGGCTGACAGGTCACCTGGTGAAGGTGCGACAGGTTGTTCaagctgtgattggctggtatGCTGCAGTAGTGAGTGGGGACTCCAGAGACAAAGTTGTTTAGCAGGTTCTGACTCGCCATCAGCAAACCAGGTAAACTGATCAGGGTCACGTGGATCCACTGGTACCTGCCAAACCCACCAACCTTGCCATAACAACAGGAAACAAattaaccctaaccctacacACCTGTATGACACACCTGGACAGTGAAGTTATTTCTTGTATAGGAGGAATTTAAGTGTCTCACCTCATCCAGCAGATCAGCGAACCCCAtctcagcaacaacaacaaatagcAGCAGGTATCTTCAGGTGCTTCCAGGTGTTCTCAGGATCTGAGCTTTTGTTCCATCAGAAAAAACCTGACAAGAAACCAAACTGCAGCCCTGAGCAGGTATTTGGGTCAAAGGTTAgagtgaaaaacatgaaaacaactgCTCCGAGTTTCTTCTCGAGTCTAAAATTGTGAAATATTTGCATGGAGTCTGGTAAGAGCTCTTAAAGGATTACAGTCTGCAGCTGAGGAGAATGCAGAGGCAGAAAGAGGATTTACTCAGAGTACTTACAGAGGCTGCCGGACGGCCCGCTGACGGAGGGGCGACTGACGGAGCTGGCAGAAGAAAGACTGAGAGGAAATGAGTGACTGGACACTAATCAGTGACTTTAGGACACTCTGTCTGTTTTCCTATTTGTGTTTCAGTTAATGTTTGTGAGACACTGGCGACACCATCAAGGTCACCACCAACATCACCCCCAACCAAACATCCACCTTCAGCAGGGAGGAAACACTCACGATCACACTGTAGCACTCCATCAGAGAGAACTAATGCGGTCTGTGCTCTGACAGCGACCCGAGTATTTTAATAAAGAACAGGAACACTGGAGCAGAAGATCAGGAACAGGAATGTAATCATGTATCAGTAATAATAAGTTTGTATCGGCACACCTCGAGAGAGAAAAAGTGGATAgaacacaaaaattaaaaaaacatttagattttcaaaataaaagactttaTTGTGAGTATCTTAGTCATACTGTcgtgatttcaaaataaaagcccatCAGTTCATCAGGAAGTGttcaaaacagctgaaaactgtgGAAACTTGTCCTCTGAACCCCCCTCCGCGTGGACTCGTCTGTTTTCGTGTCCTAGCTCCTCGCTGGAATTCGTCCAGCAGAGTTTTTATAAACAATCATCTCAGCAGGTTTCCGAATGGTGGCGGCAGCAACTCATGAACACGCTGTGACATGTGTGTCAGTGACCCAATCAGGGCACAGAGGAGCAGGCGACTTTAGAGTGTTTATGAAGCTGCAGAAAGACTGacacaggtcagaggtcacagcgTGAGATGTTTCTTCAGTCACACAAAAACTCTTGAAAAGCCTTAAAATTAAACGGTCAGTGTGCCACACCAGACTCCATTTAAAAACTGTCTGATTTTAGACTTTGAATtgaaaataaattgaattgtTCAGTTCTTGTTtggctgtttctctctgtgacaAAGTTTCTCTTTGGAAATACAAAATGTCTCAAACAAACTGTTTCTACAGAATTTCTACTGATCaacaaataaatcaaccaaTCATAAATCAGTCTGTGAGCTACGggacaaaagaaatgtttagtGAACATCccagtctgtctgtgtgcaggTCATTAGTGAATCTGCCTTGTTCACGATGACTCGCCATTGTTCGCGTCACGCTTCACCGTCTCTCAGTTGAACATTACCGACCTCTGTAATCATCCATCACGCTCAGTCTGATTAACCCTcagaggtgaaaggtcagaCCGGGCCTCCTCAGTGTGAACGTGTGCGGTTTGAACATCTGTATCAGACTGAACACGGGTAGCCTACACACCTCTCAGGTGTGTCCCATCCAGGTACGCCTCACTCACAGTTGGAGCAGCTGTGACGTCTCTGTGACAACTGACAATAAATCGCACTTAAATATCCGGCTGACCGCTGGCGAGCTTTCAAGGCTGACTAATCAATGACAGAAACCGCAGGTAACTGAAACCAGTTGATCACAGCACCGATGCTCAGGTGTGCAGCCAGAACTCTGAGCGTGGTGAacatacagttaagcccataattattcatacccctggcaaattttgacttaaagttacttttattcaactagcaagttattttttgactggaaatgacacaggcgtctcacaaaagataataaacaagacgcatcattgtggaaaaaaaatatttctcagcttttatttacatttgagcaaaaagtaacatgtccagaattattcataccctttacaaactgtcacagtctctgggaaaatccaaagttccataccattccaaatagtcaaagctgttctaaagcatcctaattaccctgattaattgaaaatagctgttttgatcaactcaacagttgaaaaacagcagctctctgcaggtggtctgtggacagtcatggctaagacaaaggaactcagtgaggacctgcagctgcgcattgtggctgctcgtaagtgaggaatgggctacaaggccatatccaaatgttttcaagttccagtggctacagtgcaaagtattattaaaaaatacaagatgttccgcactgtggaaaatctcagaggacgttgtcggaagccaaaagtgaaacctgtgctggccaggagaatagtgagagaggtgaaaaagaatccaaggatcaccaccaaggccattctggtgaatctgggctctgctggtggcaatgtctcaaggcagacagtccaacggacactgttgggttccacggatgcagaccaaggaaaacgtcacttctccaggcacttctaaggcatgccaAAGCTcgtttggcctttgcaaatgctcatctggacaaagaagaagatttctggtcttcagtgttatggtcagatgaaacaaaaattgaattatttggtcacaatgatgttgccttcatttggcataaaaatggagaagccttcaacccaaaaaacaccatccccactgtcaaacatggtggtgggaacctaatgctttgggggtgttttttagccaatggaccagggaacctaatcacagtaaacagcaccatgaaaaaagagcaatacatgaagattctcagcaacaacatcaggcagtctgcagaaaaacttggccttgggaaccagtggacattttagcacgacaataacccaaaacatacagcaaacgtggtgaagaaatggttagcagacaacaacattaacgttttgcagtggcctagccagagtcctgacttgaatccaattgagaatctgtggagggagctaaagatcagggtgatggcaaaaagaccctccaacctgaaagatttggagctcattgctaaagatgaatgggcaaaaatgcctgtggagacatgcaaaaagctggtctgcaattataggaagcgtttgattgctgtaatagccaataaaggcttttttctattgattattgagaagggtatgaataattctggacatgatactttttgctaaaatataaataaaacctgagaaatatttttttccacaatgatgcctcttgtacatcgtcttattatctttggggagacacctgtgtcatttctgctcaaaaacgaacttgttgaacaaaagtaactttaagtcaaaattcggcaggggtatgaataattatgggcttaactgtacgTGTTCAGGTTTGTTTCCAGCACGGAGCCCTGCTCTGACACCGTCACAGGTTTAACTGTGACACGGCATTTAAAGGAGCGTGCGTAGCGCCATCCTGTGGCAGTACAGAACATGACGTCACCTGGTTGGCGCTAACCAACGACTGAACCAGTAACTGGGAGGTAAACAAGAGCTGTAGCGGCTTGTCGTTGTGCTGCCACAGTCTGCCTGTCTGACACCGTCGGCAGTTTCTCACAGTGGCGAGCAGCAGTGAAACAGGAGAATCCACTCATTAGCTGTGATGTTCGGGTCTGTACACTTTCTGAATGAATCAGTGTGGAGGGGAGCCTGTTTGGGTCAGGAGACCCGCTGTTAACCTGACTTCACTGTCACATCCTTTACCGCCACAAGACTGCGCTAAACATGCTCCAATAACTAGTTATagttatttcttaaatccagcttcacagagTTAAACTGTAGCTGTGagcctgaacacacacacacacacacacacacacacacacacagttgtttcACTGACATGTTGGACTTtggtcttttaaaaaaaactcagcgTGCCCATTCAGTTTGACTTTATTCACACAGAAACCAGAACACCAACGGTCCCTGAAGGCATCGTGGTTGCTTCAACAACACCTCACTGTCAGGACAAATGGGAATGACCCAGATTGACGGATAAATATGAAGCTAATTAGAGCAAGTAAATATATcatggtcacacacacacacacacacacacacacacacacactt from Oreochromis niloticus isolate F11D_XX linkage group LG10, O_niloticus_UMD_NMBU, whole genome shotgun sequence includes the following:
- the oatx gene encoding solute carrier family 22 member 6, with product MGFADLLDEVGGFGRYQWIHVTLISLPGLLMASQNLLNNFVSGVPTHYCSIPANHSLNNLSHLHQVDEKQLLKMFIPPDSSGNRLARCRRYVNPQWQLLVANSSTNVSHLETEDCIDGWTFEQSDFLATTVSEWRLVCSLRPLKQMIQTIYMGGVLTGAIVYGSLSDRFGRRSVLIWSYLQLAVLGCSSALSPTYSVYCIFRFLSGMAVSGVIINGVSLKVEWIPTKTRTVVGTLSSFFFTFGQMVLAGLAYWLRDWRKLQMVVSAPLFLFFTYSWWYSESARWLVLNRRSEDALKSLHRVARINGKSEMIEKITVEVLHSHMNKEIESAHSTFTVFDLLRTPGMRRISICLMAVWFSTSFAYYGLAMDLQKFGVSIYLMQIIFGAVDIPAKLFALGILSYLGRRVSQAVCLFFSATIIFANIFVPTDMQTLRTTLACLGKAFTSASFTTVYLYTGELYPTVIRQTGMGFVSTMARIGSMAAPAVLILDEVLPALPSLVYGGSAVLAGCFACFLPETLNVPLPDTVEDVETKWSGRRSASQQECVALKELKEAEESGLNAL